In Agrobacterium sp. RAC06, a single window of DNA contains:
- the apaG gene encoding Co2+/Mg2+ efflux protein ApaG, producing MYRALTRDIEVLVEPYYLEEQSDPDDSRYVWAYRIVISNRSGKPVRLTHRYWHITDQNGQVDEVSGPGVVGEQPRLNPGDTYEYSSGCPLDTPSGMMYGTYRMETDDGEAFDVEIPAFSLDSPGMVRTLN from the coding sequence ATGTATCGCGCGCTGACACGGGACATAGAGGTTCTGGTCGAACCTTACTATCTCGAGGAACAGTCGGACCCCGATGACAGCCGCTATGTCTGGGCCTACCGGATCGTGATCTCCAATCGCTCGGGAAAACCCGTGCGGCTGACCCATCGTTACTGGCACATTACCGACCAGAACGGTCAGGTTGACGAAGTCAGCGGCCCGGGCGTTGTTGGCGAACAGCCGCGCCTTAATCCTGGCGATACCTACGAATACTCGTCCGGCTGCCCACTCGATACGCCCTCCGGCATGATGTACGGCACCTACCGCATGGAAACCGACGACGGAGAGGCCTTCGACGTCGAGATCCCGGCATTTTCCCTCGACAGCCCAGGCATGGTCCGCACCCTCAATTGA